One window from the genome of Echinicola vietnamensis DSM 17526 encodes:
- a CDS encoding RagB/SusD family nutrient uptake outer membrane protein: protein MNKKLIYTVLLFVCGTGLLSSCNDDYLDSSQYFKDRLTEEKVFQSKVYSEEWLANVFEELRGINADVASKGVTPHNFADGMYYGDRDSDYDPSKNELSYNMFKMGEYTENAKQGTWTRCYRGIRNASTFIHNIYMNTEMTEEEIEDYRGQARFARAYLYWLLLRKYGPIPLLPDEGLDYTKSYDELAVPRFSYEACAEFIGDEMLLAAQEMAAHGMTRGQESSARATPGAALAARAKALLYAASPLANGNTSNYAARLVDDEGNRLLSADYQEEKWAKAAAAARDVIELGLYELYTVPLVETGDNATVIPPDDGNFSNKNWPAGWADIDPEKSYAQVFDGTLPPSGNPELIFTRGNNQDGESIRAMVAHQLPRSATGWNTHGLTQKVVDAYYMNDGTDAPGKDKEIGRGDGSDRVSGYVSQEDYEEGRYRPLMPGVSLQYAHREPRFYASVAYNGSFWSLLNESQERNRNQQVFYYRDNPRGNGFNSSNAYWLRTGFGVKKYVHPNDTYEGGDIDNIVYKPEPAIRYADILLMYAEALNELDGSYTISAWDGGSYNISRDITEMQRGIHPVRIRAGVPDYPASVYGDKEALRKRLKRERFIELLAEGQRYYDLRRWMDAPVEESLPIYGCNVLMNEAERDLFHQPVAVWALETTFADKMWFWPISHTELKRNNRLTQNPGWTYND, encoded by the coding sequence ATGAATAAGAAATTAATATATACGGTACTATTATTTGTATGTGGCACAGGCTTACTTTCTTCCTGTAACGACGATTACCTCGATTCCAGTCAGTACTTCAAGGATCGCCTGACAGAGGAAAAAGTATTTCAAAGTAAAGTCTATTCCGAAGAATGGCTGGCCAATGTTTTTGAGGAACTAAGAGGCATCAATGCAGATGTGGCCAGTAAGGGTGTCACTCCCCATAATTTCGCCGATGGGATGTATTATGGTGACCGGGACAGTGATTATGACCCGTCTAAAAATGAACTTTCCTATAATATGTTCAAGATGGGCGAATATACTGAAAACGCTAAGCAGGGAACTTGGACCCGGTGTTACAGGGGTATTCGCAATGCTTCTACCTTCATTCATAATATTTATATGAATACTGAGATGACGGAAGAGGAAATTGAAGATTATAGGGGACAGGCTCGATTCGCCAGGGCATACCTCTATTGGTTGTTATTGCGGAAATACGGTCCGATTCCACTACTGCCCGATGAAGGATTGGATTATACCAAAAGCTATGATGAACTGGCGGTTCCACGGTTCAGCTATGAAGCCTGTGCGGAATTTATCGGTGATGAGATGCTGCTTGCTGCCCAAGAAATGGCGGCCCATGGCATGACCCGTGGACAGGAGAGTTCGGCCAGGGCCACGCCTGGAGCCGCTTTGGCAGCGCGTGCAAAAGCCTTACTATATGCTGCCAGCCCACTGGCAAACGGTAATACGTCAAATTATGCGGCTAGGCTGGTAGATGATGAAGGAAACCGACTCCTTTCTGCCGATTATCAAGAAGAAAAGTGGGCAAAGGCTGCTGCCGCTGCCAGAGATGTGATCGAGCTGGGACTGTATGAACTTTACACCGTTCCTTTGGTGGAAACAGGGGATAATGCCACTGTCATTCCTCCAGATGACGGTAATTTTTCCAATAAGAATTGGCCGGCTGGTTGGGCAGATATCGATCCTGAAAAATCATATGCCCAGGTGTTTGATGGGACCTTACCGCCCTCAGGCAATCCGGAATTGATCTTTACCCGGGGCAATAACCAGGATGGGGAAAGTATCCGTGCGATGGTGGCCCATCAGCTGCCCCGATCTGCTACCGGGTGGAATACCCATGGCCTGACCCAAAAAGTAGTGGACGCTTATTATATGAATGATGGTACCGATGCCCCTGGGAAGGACAAGGAAATTGGCCGCGGCGACGGTTCGGATCGAGTGAGCGGCTATGTAAGCCAAGAGGATTATGAGGAGGGAAGGTATCGTCCACTCATGCCGGGCGTATCGCTGCAGTATGCCCATCGTGAACCGCGTTTTTATGCTTCAGTGGCTTATAATGGTAGTTTCTGGTCGTTGTTAAATGAATCACAAGAGCGTAATCGTAACCAACAAGTTTTCTATTACAGGGACAATCCACGTGGAAATGGTTTCAATTCCTCCAATGCGTATTGGCTCAGGACAGGTTTTGGCGTCAAAAAATATGTCCACCCCAATGACACCTATGAGGGTGGCGATATCGATAATATCGTGTACAAGCCTGAACCGGCTATCCGCTATGCTGATATCTTGTTGATGTATGCAGAGGCATTGAACGAGCTGGATGGATCATACACCATCTCCGCTTGGGATGGAGGAAGTTACAATATTTCACGGGACATCACCGAAATGCAAAGGGGCATCCATCCCGTGCGGATTCGTGCCGGGGTACCGGATTACCCAGCCAGCGTTTATGGTGATAAGGAAGCCTTGCGAAAAAGATTGAAGCGGGAGCGTTTCATTGAGCTTTTAGCGGAAGGGCAGCGCTACTATGACCTTCGCCGATGGATGGATGCTCCTGTGGAAGAGTCCCTGCCTATATATGGTTGTAATGTGCTGATGAATGAAGCCGAGCGTGACCTATTCCATCAGCCAGTGGCGGTTTGGGCGCTGGAAACCACCTTTGCAGATAAGATGTGGTTTTGGCCGATCAGCCATACCGAACTGAAAAGAAACAACCGTCTCACCCAAAACCCTGGATGGACCTATAATGATTAA
- a CDS encoding DUF4973 domain-containing protein, producing MNKSNISFCLISLLMLFGACNDEWTEEQFDNFVSFKAPVSSEGVSDIYIRYREDEKTTFQQPLIVSGSRTNVVDRTVHVEVDSDTLEVLNYEHFQNREDFYYRELDSKYYEIPSTVDIKAGENTALMTIDFSLKDIDMVDKWVLPLTIKDDPSYNYVANPRKHYRKALLRIHPFNDYSGTYSGTALKTTMEGYEDETPIVKEEIRAYVVDENTVFFYAGNIDEDRQDRRNYKIYADFDQNGAVTFYADNPDMKFQVNKDASYTINEQMDDIRPYLLHRYLTINNIDYQFSDYTMVPNVDINYKVSGSLILERQLNTQIPDEDQAIEW from the coding sequence ATGAATAAATCCAATATATCCTTTTGCCTGATTTCACTGCTTATGCTCTTCGGTGCCTGCAATGATGAATGGACAGAAGAGCAGTTTGATAATTTCGTTTCTTTCAAAGCACCTGTGTCCAGTGAAGGTGTTAGTGACATCTACATTCGATACCGCGAAGATGAGAAAACCACCTTCCAACAACCGCTGATCGTCAGCGGGTCCCGGACCAATGTAGTAGACAGGACAGTGCATGTAGAAGTAGATTCAGATACCTTGGAGGTGCTGAATTACGAACATTTTCAAAACAGGGAAGATTTTTACTACCGGGAATTGGACAGTAAATATTATGAAATCCCCAGTACGGTGGACATCAAGGCAGGCGAAAATACCGCTCTCATGACCATCGACTTTTCCCTAAAGGATATCGATATGGTGGATAAGTGGGTGCTGCCCTTGACGATCAAGGATGATCCTTCTTATAATTATGTAGCCAACCCAAGAAAGCACTACCGTAAAGCGCTTCTGCGGATCCATCCTTTTAACGACTATTCCGGTACCTATAGTGGAACTGCCCTGAAGACCACCATGGAAGGCTATGAAGATGAGACTCCGATCGTCAAGGAGGAAATTCGAGCGTATGTTGTGGATGAAAATACGGTGTTTTTCTATGCGGGGAATATTGATGAGGACCGTCAAGATCGAAGGAATTATAAGATTTATGCCGACTTTGATCAGAATGGTGCTGTCACCTTTTATGCGGACAATCCGGATATGAAATTCCAAGTAAACAAGGACGCTAGCTATACCATTAATGAGCAAATGGATGATATACGCCCCTATCTCCTGCACAGGTATTTGACCATAAACAATATCGATTATCAATTTTCAGATTATACCATGGTGCCCAATGTGGATATCAATTACAAGGTTTCGGGTTCGCTGATTCTTGAGCGACAACTGAATACTCAGATTCCTGATGAGGATCAAGCAATCGAATGGTAG